One Brassica napus cultivar Da-Ae chromosome C4, Da-Ae, whole genome shotgun sequence genomic region harbors:
- the LOC106418643 gene encoding uncharacterized protein LOC106418643 translates to MIKPIKLTLKPTHNHNSHTHLQAQTMYVTRTLSQFRKYQKTLSEESPEGPFSGVLVITDEEAETDDTFCFGMCKRTKIEKLPFPQDKILSVVHTDSSGNRDTSVKKVLFIPALDQPLSSNRYYVVHARGRHKGKVCVCSKEIEKGLCCFPDILYEKKPKPLDPRNIYQTVKINRHHDKTFFAKSVAPDGTPPSFLKKKGWELRASRSLHPRRPREALGLDDELRARLPEFGFSVSTIRSGSVIVGEWYCPFMFVKENGSVSHQMKKSMFYRMTLSQYWERIYHCENNNLDDTNDENNDEDEGLVRVEANVLREANYVKGIEAVKGEKEGRGGFYWYIPVQGLRGPGERRRKTGSGSAVGLSFVVVERMRRVMEEGGWVEGGRKVVRVERDEQIGVSRRDFRDMNGNNDREWRRFGCYVLVESFGLRRADGVLLVKCLFRHTQRLRCKWE, encoded by the exons atgaTAAAACCCATCAAATTGACATTAAAACCTACACATAATCACAATTCCCATACACATCTTCAAGCACAAACAATGTACGTGACGAGGACATTGTCGCAGTTCAGAAAATACCAGAAGACACTATCGGAGGAGTCACCGGAGGGTCCATTCTCCGGTGTTCTAGTTATCACAGACGAAGAAGCAGAAACAGATGATACGTTCTGTTTCGGCATGTGTAAGAGGACAAAAATCGAGAAGCTTCCGTTCCCTCAAGACAAGATCTTATCAGTTGTTCACACAGACAGTTCCGGAAACAGAGATACTTCGGTTAAGAAGGTCTTGTTCATACCAGCTCTCGATCAACCATTATCTTCGAATCGGTATTACGTTGTTCACGCTAGAGGCAGACATAAAGG GAAAGTCTGTGTGTGTTCTAAGGAGATAGAGAAAGGTCTATGTTGTTTCCCAGATATCTTGTATGAAAAAAAACCCAAACCTTTGGATCCAAGAAACATTTATCAGACCGTGAAGATCAACCGACATCATGACAAGACGTTCTTTGCCAAATCTGTTGCCCCAGACGGTACACCACCTTCATTTCTCAAGAAGAAAGGGTGGGAGCTACGAGCCTCTAGGAGCCTGCATCCGAGGAGACCTAGAGAAGCTCTAGGCCTAGACGATGAGCTAAGAGCCCGTCTCCCTGAATTCGGATTCTCAGTCTCAACAATTCGGTCTGGGAGTGTGATAGTAGGAGAATGGTATTGCCCATTTATGTTTGTGAAGGAGAATGGTAGTGTAAGTCATCAGATGAAGAAGTCGATGTTTTATAGGATGACACTATCTCAATACTGGGAACGGATCTACCATTGCGAAAACAATAACTTGGATGACACAAACGACGAAAacaatgatgaagatgaaggacTGGTGAGGGTAGAAGCGAATGTGTTGAGAGAGGCGAACTATGTGAAGGGCATAGAGGCGGTTAAGGGAGAGAAAGAAGGGCGTGGAGGGTTTTATTGGTATATTCCGGTTCAAGGTTTGCGGGGACCGGgggagaggaggaggaagacggGTTCTGGGTCTGCGGTGGGACTGAGTTTCGTGGTGGTGGAAAGAATGAGAAGGGTAATGGAGGAAGGAGGATGGGTGGAAGGAGGGAGGAAAGTGGTAAGAGTTGAGAGAGATGAACAAATTGGTGTTTCTAGAAGAGATTTTAGAGATATGAATGGTAATAATGATAGAGAATGGAGGAGATTTGGGTGTTATGTGTTGGTGGAGAGCTTTGGATTGAGAAGAGCAGATGGAGTTTTGTTGGTTAAATGTTTATTTAGACATACTCAAAGACTGAGATGTAAGTGGGAGTGA